In bacterium, the sequence GACGGGCACACTGCTGCAGTTCAGGTTTATGAGGACACAACAGGATTAAAACCCGGCAGTAATGTTTACGGCTCAGGGATGCCGCTTTCAGTTGAGCTTGGCCCCGGCCTTATAGGTTCTATTTATGATGGTGTACAGCGCCCGCTTTATGAAATAAAGGTTATGAGCGGATTTTACATCCAAAAAGGGATTAAGGTAGCTCCCCTCAACCGAAAGAAGAAGTACGGATTTACACCTGAAATGAAAAAGGGCGATGCTGTTTTGCCCGGGCAGATTCTTGGGAAGATTCAGGAGTCAGAGAGAATTGTACATAAAGTACTTGTCCCTCCTGATGTGTCAGGAAAGATTAAATATATTGCACCTGAGGGTGATTATAAAATAGAGGATATTGTATGTAAGGTGGAGAATAAAGGCAAGTCTGCTGATATTCATTTTTTCCACAGATGGCCTGTACGTAAAGCTCGCCCCATTCAGAACAGGCTTGAACCCTCTGCACCCCTTATTACCGGACAGCGTGTAATTGATACGCTTTTCCCCGTTGCAAAAGGCGGCGCTGTTACAATCCCCGGAGGATTCGGTACAGGCAAAACATCTGTCGAGCACCAGATTGCAAAGTGGTCTGATGCTGATATTGTTGTATACATAGGATGCGGTGAGCGGGGAAATGAGATGACAGATGTTTTGAAACAGTTCCCTGAACTTGTAGATCCCCGTACCGGTAAATCCCTTATGGAGAGAACAATTCTTATAGCAAACACATCAAACATGCCTGTTGCTGCTAGAGAGGCATCAATATATACCGGAATTACAATAGCAGAGTACTACAGGGATCAGGGGTATCATGTTGCTGTTATGGCGGATTCTACTTCACGCTGGGCAGAAGCATTAAGAGAGCTTTCCGGCAGAATGGAAGAGATGCCTGCAGAAGAGGGATTCCCTGCATATCTTCCCACACGTCTTGCGGAATTTTATGAAAGGGCCGGAATTGTAAAGACCCTGGCAGGTGAAACCGGATCCGTATCGGTTGTCGGAGCTGTATCTCCTCCCGGAGGTGATTTTTCAGAGCCGGTAACACAGCATACAAAGAGATTTGTAAGGGCATTCTGGGCGCTTGACAGGGATCTGGCAAATGCACGGCACTATCCTGCAATTTCGTGGCTCGATTCCTATTCCGAATATGTTGAAGATGTAATCCCGTGGTGGCGGGAGAACGGCTCGCCAATGTGGGATACTTACAGAAAAGAGATGCTTGATCTTCTGCAGCAGGAGGCCAGGCTTCAGCAGGTAGTGAAACTTGTCGGTGCGGATGTCCTTCCTGATAAGCAGAGGCTTATATTAGATACGTGCAGGCTTTTTAAA encodes:
- a CDS encoding V-type ATP synthase subunit A, which encodes MTDLYDSIGKVSRVLGPIVYVKGITDAHMMELVEVGEDRLIGEIIRLDGHTAAVQVYEDTTGLKPGSNVYGSGMPLSVELGPGLIGSIYDGVQRPLYEIKVMSGFYIQKGIKVAPLNRKKKYGFTPEMKKGDAVLPGQILGKIQESERIVHKVLVPPDVSGKIKYIAPEGDYKIEDIVCKVENKGKSADIHFFHRWPVRKARPIQNRLEPSAPLITGQRVIDTLFPVAKGGAVTIPGGFGTGKTSVEHQIAKWSDADIVVYIGCGERGNEMTDVLKQFPELVDPRTGKSLMERTILIANTSNMPVAAREASIYTGITIAEYYRDQGYHVAVMADSTSRWAEALRELSGRMEEMPAEEGFPAYLPTRLAEFYERAGIVKTLAGETGSVSVVGAVSPPGGDFSEPVTQHTKRFVRAFWALDRDLANARHYPAISWLDSYSEYVEDVIPWWRENGSPMWDTYRKEMLDLLQQEARLQQVVKLVGADVLPDKQRLILDTCRLFKTTFLQQSAFDEIDRYSTVEKQVKMLKIIVTFYQLGKKAIEQGATLMKLKRIKVLRDISRMKFAVSNEECEKLDELQKKLEREMKHLGEIYARF